The genomic region GAAGTTTGTATTTATAACTCGAGAAGGCCTTGAGAATCCGGGAGCCAGAACCCGTTGTTATAGTTTATCGGCTAAACTAAGGCAAAAAGGACTAAGGGCTGATGTTTTTTCTTTTTCCGATAGGTTGGGTGCTAAATCAGGAAAAGATGAAATTGATTTTACTTTTTTTGAGAAGTTTAAGCATATTTATAAGGGATTTAAGTTACTCTCAAAAGAAAAAGATAAGCCGATCTTTATCGTAAATCGCTTTAATTATCATACAATTCCGGCATGGCTAGTTTCTAAGCTTAAAAAGATACCTTTGGTGTTTGATATGGATGATTGGGAGGCAAGAGAAGATATAGGGTATTATTTTGGACTATTCCCTAAGTCAAAAGCCGAATACCTTGCTGGTTTATTTGCAAAGAACAGCATGTTTTGTATTGCGGCTAGTAATTATTTAAGAGATTATCTTTTGCAGTTTAACAAGAAGGTTTATTATCTGCCCACCGGAGTAGATACTGATAAATTTAAGTCCCTTGGTCGTAAAGACAAGAAAGATTTTATTTTTTCATGGCATGGTTCGGTGAATAGGATAGAGGTTTTAAAATATATAAAATTTATCATTGATTGCTTTTTGGCTATTCGTAAAAAATATCCTTTTATTAAGCTGGTTATTGCCGGAGACGGTATTTTCGGAAATGAATTGCGAAAATTAGTCAAAGCTTCGAGTTCTAACAGTATAATATATGCTGGGTGGATTAATTATCGGAGTATTCCCAGTCATCTAGATAGTATTGATGTTGGATTGGTACCGCTTTTGGATAAGACCCGGTTTAATTTATCAAAAAGCCCGGTTAAATTATTTGAATATATGGCTATGGCCAAGCCAACCATCTCTAGTAATATCGGAGAAGCAGCCAGTATTATTGATAATGGCGAGAATGGATTTTTAGCTGGAACCGAGGAAGAATTTTTAGAAAGGATGGAAGCTCTGATTAAAGATAAAGATTTGGGTAAAAAGATAGGGGATAATGCTCGTAAAACAGTAGAGAAGCAATACTCTTTAGATGTCGTTAGTGAATCAGCCTATGAAATATTGGCTGGTATCAATGCTTAGAATTTTCACAGTTGCTATAACTTAAGGAATAAAGGAGAATTTGATTTGGGTTATCTTGTTGAGACGCATCAACTAACTAAAATATTTAAGCCACACAA from Candidatus Omnitrophota bacterium harbors:
- a CDS encoding glycosyltransferase, giving the protein MKFVFITREGLENPGARTRCYSLSAKLRQKGLRADVFSFSDRLGAKSGKDEIDFTFFEKFKHIYKGFKLLSKEKDKPIFIVNRFNYHTIPAWLVSKLKKIPLVFDMDDWEAREDIGYYFGLFPKSKAEYLAGLFAKNSMFCIAASNYLRDYLLQFNKKVYYLPTGVDTDKFKSLGRKDKKDFIFSWHGSVNRIEVLKYIKFIIDCFLAIRKKYPFIKLVIAGDGIFGNELRKLVKASSSNSIIYAGWINYRSIPSHLDSIDVGLVPLLDKTRFNLSKSPVKLFEYMAMAKPTISSNIGEAASIIDNGENGFLAGTEEEFLERMEALIKDKDLGKKIGDNARKTVEKQYSLDVVSESAYEILAGINA